The Castanea sativa cultivar Marrone di Chiusa Pesio chromosome 11, ASM4071231v1 genome contains a region encoding:
- the LOC142617026 gene encoding cytochrome P450 705A5-like: MQWTIAELINHPDVFNKVREEIKVVVGSSRLVEDSDIPSLPYLQAVVKEVFRLHPPGPIIIRECRQDCKIKDFDILEKTMVAINVYTIMRDANVWNCPNDFCPERFLVSFEKEDVMKYIPFGAGRRVCPGSKLALSLVHTTIAAIVQCFDWKVGGEEDHAKVNMQVGPGITKPMAQPLICLPAVHFNPFTSSF, from the coding sequence ATGCAATGGACAATAGCTGAACTAATCAACCATCCAGATGTATTCAATAAGGTTAGGGAAGAGATAAAAGTAGTGGTTGGTAGCAGTAGACTAGTGGAGGATTCAGATATCCCAAGTCTCCCCTACTTGCAAGCAGTTGTGAAGGAAGTATTCAGGCTACACCCACCAGGGCCTATTATTATAAGAGAATGTCGCCAAGACTGTAAAATCAAAGACTTTGATATACTTGAGAAAACTATGGTGGCAATCAATGTGTATACGATAATGAGAGACGCAAACGTATGGAATTGTCCAAATGACTTTTGTCCAGAGAGGTTCTTAGTTTCCTTTGAAAAAGAAGATGTTATGAAATATATTCCTTTTGGGGCAGGAAGGCGAGTATGCCCAGGCTCAAAGTTAGCACTTAGTTTGGTACACACTACAATTGCAGCCATAGTTCAATGTTTTGATTGGAAAGTTGGTGGAGAGGAAGACCATGCCAAGGTTAATATGCAAGTTGGACCAGGCATTACCAAGCCCATGGCTCAACCACTTATCTGCCTTCCCGCTGTTCACTTCAATCCATTTACTTCTTCATTTTAA